In Candida orthopsilosis Co 90-125, chromosome 6 draft sequence, the following are encoded in one genomic region:
- a CDS encoding Ccm1 protein (S. cerevisiae homolog CCM1 has rRNA binding, has role in mitochondrial RNA processing, mitochondrial genome maintenance, rRNA metabolic process and localizes to mitochondrion): MLRSVRFPSSYSTRLPTAPSFKHPIGKRCHLYLPRVSATSPQIPPPPPPQMEDEIEHRIELKRLSQKQKYQNPDGINLRKLARDELRSLRELTKEVSSKAKEEVHGEATSESTEQMYEALRNPDLLSGSKQKSTKYAFPPEINEKLGLVSTYLTPKNVGEFKPQWGLILNQLELSGGFRDLDATTVQAFVKTIPPSDLKKLAPRITQMYSDAGIAITPKVEFLLFKSLATGGVVSSTEIQAMEVYFGKLLMKNDQKADYYETMICGYVKNQDMKKVEKLLNDMQLKNIGITRSVFSSILQGYIYYVNDHNKACETFNAMKFLSEKTQPNERNYTDMVFSFVKNNKLEGALDLYQEMLDNDVPLNQNILASLARGCCKSKRFATKSWEFIFKIYDQGWSPNLQTYESMLNISAFEGTLDLTRALFLKMIQTNSVTSKAVLYLMMSYSKYMSGEITKRSFIELDERGRIFKQKVMEDVDFTQQSDGFPFLPLIKMPNKDTVLAEATAIVSFIKQSKPWLLTPQLVTSFLNTCVHLGTLEGFRKHYEDLTSLEASVVPNSGNVTIMKVGEVEKRCHRITRDTPVYVAALRAAAKFKNYDLAKEVLQERGRYRKSKVYQNMPRKTQFSTDFEFARALVDCFKDLKMFKDALSVVLSSEDRFPWSWRELGGLVGAALTIEDSQMTEEIKRVIRNNRNKY; encoded by the coding sequence ATGCTACGACTGGTGAGATTTCCTTCCAGTTATTCAACTAGACTACCGACAGCACCATCTTTCAAGCACCCTATAGGTAAACGATGTCATTTATACCTTCCCAGGGTTTCAGCAACTTCACCGCAaataccaccaccaccaccaccacaaatGGAAGACGAAATAGAACATCGAATAGAGTTGAAGAGGCTACtgcaaaagcaaaagtaTCAAAATCCTGATGGGATAAACCTTAGGAAATTAGCAAGAGATGAGTTACGTTCTTTGAGAGAACTAACGAAAGAGGTTTCACTGAAAGCAAAAGAGGAAGTACACGGGGAAGCTACGTCTGAGTCAACAGAACAAATGTATGAGGCGTTACGTAATCCAGACTTACTTTCTGGCTCTAAACAAAAATCTACAAAGTATGCTTTCCCGCCTGAGATTAACGAAAAACTCGGTTTGGTTTCTACATACTTGACCCCTAAAAATGTGGGGGAATTCAAACCTCAATGGGGTCTCATATTGAACCAGTTGGAATTGAGTGGGGGCTTCAGAGACCTTGATGCCACAACTGTGCAAGCATTTGTGAAAACGATACCACCGTCAGACCTAAAAAAACTTGCGCCCCGAATAACACAAATGTATTCAGATGCAGGGATCGCAATCACCCCTAAGgttgaatttcttttgttcaagtCGCTTGCAACTGGAGGAGTTGTATCTTCAACAGAAATCCAAGCTATGGAAGTCTactttggaaaactttTAATGAAAAACGATCAGAAGGCAGACTATTACGAGACAATGATATGTGGGTACGTCAAGAATCAAGACATGAAGAAGGtggaaaagttgttgaatgatatGCAATTAAAGAATATTGGGATAACGCGCTCGGTGTTTTCTTCCATACTTCAGGGATACATTTATTATGTAAACGATCACAATAAAGCATGCGAGACGTTCAATGCTATGAAATTTTTATCTGAGAAAACGCAGCCGAATGAACGCAACTATACTGATATggttttttcttttgtaaagAATAACAAATTGGAAGGGGCATTGGATCTATACCAAGAAATGTTGGACAATGATGTGCCCTTGAACCAAAATATTTTAGCTTCATTGGCTAGAGGTTGCTGTAAAAGCAAGCGATTCGCAACAAAATCGTGGgaatttattttcaaaatatatgACCAAGGCTGGCTGCCAAATTTACAAACATACGAGAGCATGTTGAATATATCCGCTTTCGAAGGCACCTTGGACCTAACAAGGGCActatttttgaaaatgattcaaaCCAACTCTGTCACATCCAAAGCTGTTttatatttgatgatgtcGTATTCAAAGTATATGAGCGGGGAGATTACCAAGCGTAGCTTTATTGAACTCGATGAACGTGGCCGAATCTTTAAACAAAAAGTGATGGAAGATGTGGATTTCACACAACAACTGGATGGGTTTCCCTTCCTTccattgataaaaatgCCCAACAAAGACACAGTTTTGGCTGAAGCGACTGCTATTGTTTCATTCATAAAACAATCCAAGCCTTGGCTTTTAACTCCTCAGTTGGTGACATCGTTTTTGAATACATGTGTTCATTTGGGAACCTTGGAAGGATTCCGCAAACATTATGAAGATCTCACAAGTTTAGAAGCTTCGGTCGTGCCAAATTCAGGAAATGTTACTATAATGAAAGTTGGCGAAGTAGAAAAGAGGTGTCACAGGATAACCAGAGATACTCCTGTTTATGTTGCAGCCCTAAGGGCAGCAGCAAAGTTCAAAAACTACGACCTTGCAAAGGAGGTTCTACAGGAGCGTGGTCGGTACAGGAAATCAAAAGTCTACCAAAACATGCCTCGGAAAACTCAATTCCTGAcagattttgaatttgccCGAGCACTAGTGGATTGCTTTAAggatttgaagatgttCAAAGATGCGTTATCTGTTGTTCTTCTGTCAGAAGATAGATTTCCTTGGAGTTGGAGAGAGTTGGGTGGCTTAGTAGGTGCTGCACtaacaattgaagattcGCAAATGACAGAAGAGATCAAACGTGTAATTAGAAACAACAGAAATAAATATTAG
- a CDS encoding Yhb1 nitric oxide dioxygenase — protein sequence MTQTYKQQDLTPEQIKLILNTVPILEQAGETLTAKFYNRMLTNYDEVKPFFNETDQKLLRQPRILAFALLNYAKNIEDLTPLTAFVQQIVSKHIGLQVKAEHYPIVGTCLIETMVEILPKDIATPEFIEAWSIAYGNLAALLIGLEASEYKKEPWQGFKPFKVTKIVEECSDVKSVYFTPKDGSQIPPSKPGQYVCIRWKLPGEKFEKSREYSISQVPENNEFRISVRKLEGGKISTFVHEQLKVGDVLSVAPPNGNFTYKEEPKEKNLVLIAGGIGITPLVSISQTALSQGRKVKLVYANRSVNHRAFGPYFKKQLEAYPETLSIVEYFSHQEGDKVDAIADSLNRKLSLEDLDFIDGSKDEVYLLGPRGFMKVFKEHLNKKGIEVNLEYFGPLDV from the coding sequence ATGACTCAAACCtacaaacaacaagatttgACTCCtgaacaaatcaaacttaTACTCAACACTGTGCCAATTTTAGAACAAGCTGGTGAAACTTTGACAGCTAAGTTTTATAATAGAATGTTGACGAATTATGATGAAGTCAAACCCTTCTTTAATGAAACAGATCAAAAGCTATTACGACAACCCAGGATATTGGCATTCGCTTTATTGAATTATgcaaaaaatattgaagatttaaCTCCCTTGACTGCATTTGTTCagcaaattgtttcaaaacatATTGGTTTACAAGTTAAAGCAGAGCATTATCCAATCGTTGGAACATGTCTCATTGAAACTATGGTGGAAATCTTACCCAAGGACATTGCTACTCCTGAATTCATTGAAGCTTGGAGTATTGCATATGGAAACTTGGCAGCTCTTTTGATTGGTTTGGAAGCTAGTGAATATAAGAAAGAGCCATGGCAAGGATTTAAACCATTCAAGGTTaccaaaattgttgagGAATGTTCTGACGTGAAGTCGGTTTATTTCACTCCAAAAGATGGCAGTCAAATTCCTCCATCTAAACCAGGACAGTATGTTTGTATTCGTTGGAAGTTGCCAGgagaaaaatttgaaaagtcaAGAGAATACTCCATTTCTCAAGTACCTGAGAATAATGAGTTTAGAATATCCGTTAGAAAGTTAGAAGGTGGtaaaatatcaacatttGTTCATGAGCAATTGAAAGTTGGTGACGTATTATCTGTTGCTCCCCCAAATGGAAACTTTACATACAAAGAAGAACctaaagaaaaaaactTGGTTTTAATAGCCGGTGGAATAGGAATTACTCCATTGGTTTCGATTTCTCAAACAGCATTATCACAAGGACGTAAGGTGAAACTCGTTTACGCAAATAGATCAGTTAATCATCGTGCTTTTGGTccatatttcaaaaagcaaTTGGAAGCTTACCCAGAAACCTTATCGATTGTTGAGTATTTTTCTCATCAAGAGGGCGACAAAGTAGATGCTATTGCTGATTCATTAAATAGAAAATTATCATTGGAGGACTTAGATTTCATTGACGGAAGTAAGGATGAAGTTTATTTGTTAGGTCCAAGAGGATTTATGAAGGTGTTTAAAGAgcatttgaacaaaaagGGTATTGAAGTCAACTTGGAATACTTTGGTCCTTTGGACGTATGA
- a CDS encoding Ach1 acetyl-coA hydrolase, which yields MSSILKQRVRYAPYLNKLRTGQECIDLFKNGQYLGWSGFTGVGAPKVIPTVLADHVENNNLKDKLGFHLFVGASAGPEESRWANNNMILSRSPHQVGKPIAAAINDGRTQFFDKHLSMFPQDLTYGFYTKDKPNGHNLDITIVEATAIKEDGSIVPGPAVGASPEMISVSDKVIIEVNTKTPSFEGIHDIDMPVNPPFRQPYPHTSADYKIGQNSIPIDPSKVVAIVESTSGDKVPPNTASDEQSRAIANHLVEFLEHEVKQGRLPENLHPLQSGIGNIANAVVEGLASSNFKNLTVWTEVLQDSFLDFFESGSLDYATATSIRLTEEGFEKFYENWDTYSKKLCLRSQVVSNSPEIIRRLGVIAMNTPVEVDIYGHANSTNVMGSRMLNGLGGSADFLRNAKLSIMHTPSARPSKTDPTGLSCIVPMAPHVDQTEHDLDVVVTEQGLADLRGLSPKERARVIIDKCSHPDYKDQLQDYLDKAIYECTKKKTLHEPHSLRDVFKMHLNFQENGTMKLDSW from the coding sequence atgtCTTCCATATTAAAGCAAAGAGTTAGATATGCTCCAtatttaaacaaattgagaaCTGGTCAAGAGTGTATTGATCTTTTTAAAAATGGTCAATATCTTGGTTGGTCTGGTTTTACTGGTGTTGGTGCTCCAAAAGTTATTCCAACGGTATTGGCTGACCAtgttgaaaacaacaatttaaaaGACAAATTGGGTTTCCATTTATTTGTTGGTGCTAGTGCTGGTCCAGAAGAAAGTAGATGGGCTAATAACAATATGATTTTATCCAGATCTCCTCATCAAGTTGGTAAACCGATTGCTGCTGCTATTAACGATGGTAGAACTCAATTCTTTGATAAGCACTTGTCAATGTTTCCTCAGGATTTGACCTATGGATTCTACACCAAGGATAAACCCAATGGCCACAATTTGGATatcaccattgttgaagctaCTGCTATCAAAGAAGATGGTTCAATTGTTCCGGGTCCTGCTGTTGGTGCTTCACCAGAAATGATTTCAGTTTCGGATAAAGTCATTATTGAGGTCAACACCAAAACTCCATCTTTTGAAGGTATTCACGATATAGATATGCCAGTTAATCCTCCGTTTAGACAACCATATCCTCACACTTCAGCTGATTACAAGATTGGTCAAAACTCAATCCCAATTGACCCTAGTAAAGTTGttgccattgttgaaagtaCTAGCGGTGACAAAGTTCCACCAAACACGGCTAGTGATGAACAATCTAGAGCCATTGCTAATCATTTAGTTGAATTCTTGGAACATGAGGTTAAACAAGGTAGATTGCCAGAAAACTTACATCCATTGCAATCAGGTATTGGAAATATCGCCAATGCTGTGGTTGAAGGTTtagcttcttcaaattttaaaaatttgaCAGTATGGACTGAAGTTTTGCAAGATTCCTTCCTAGATTTCTTTGAAAGTGGATCATTAGATTATGCAACTGCCACATCAATCAGATTAACTGAAGAAggatttgagaaattttATGAAAATTGGGATACTTACTCCAAGAAATTATGTCTTAGATCACAAGTTGTATCAAATTCACCAGAAATCATTAGAAGATTAGGTGTTATTGCCATGAACACTCCAGTTGAAGTAGATATATATGGTCATGCAAACTCAACCAACGTTATGGGTTCAAGAATGTTGAATGGGTTAGGTGGTTCAGCTGATTTCTTGAGAAACGCTAAATTATCCATTATGCACACACCTTCAGCCAGACCTTCCAAGACTGACCCAACTGGTCTTTCATGTATTGTTCCAATGGCCCCACACGTTGATCAAACTGAACATGATTTGGATGTGGTTGTAACTGAACAAGGTTTGGCAGATTTAAGAGGATTATCACCAAAAGAAAGAGCTAGAGTtatcattgataaatgtTCTCATCCTGATTACAAAGATCAATTACAAGATTATCTCGATAAAGCTATTTATGAATGTACCAAAAAGAAGACTTTACATGAACCACATTCATTGAGGGATGTATTCAAGATGCACTTGAATTTCCAAGAGAATGGAACTATGAAATTGGATTCATGGTAG
- a CDS encoding Apa2 ATP adenylyltransferase II: MSNYSLPSDFYTILSEKYQQASESQNVLFNGDAVVNEIESIPVGDKTANIQLTMLTSLMHRPEKGDENSNPFGKPEPELTILDKYGPDHQFRIVFNKFPVISKHFLMVTRTFKHQNTPLSETELFATYNILVELAKQSPSEEDWFAFYNCGPESGASQPHKHIQFMKTPPRGKFEPYAELLSKNDSVPANTQKPLQDKNIPFAHYLIRLSEKDVDEENLATSFISLFQHSMNVLKENDQHHISFNFIMTTKYMLMVPRSSAKFEDKLGINACGVYGLILCKNQELFDMVKEIGALKVLENVCLPNASELHVDEYSY; this comes from the coding sequence ATGTCCAACTATAGTTTACCATCTGACTTCTACACAATTTTAAGTGAAAAATACCAACAAGCGCTGGAATCTCAGAATGTTTTGTTCAATGGGGATGCAGTagtgaatgaaattgagcTGATCCCAGTTGGTGACAAGACTGCAAATATCCAATTGACGATGTTGACCTCATTGATGCATAGACCCGAAAAAGGTGATGAGAATTCCAATCCTTTTGGCAAACCAGAACCGGAGCTTACAATTCTTGATAAGTACGGACCTGACCACCAATTTAGAATTGtcttcaacaagtttcCGGTGATTTCCAAACATTTCTTAATGGTGACAAGGACCTTCAAACACCAAAACACCCCGCTCTCTGAGACAGAACTATTTGCAACGTATAATATTTTGGTGGAGCTAGCTAAACAGAGTCCCTCAGAGGAAGATTGGTTTGCATTTTATAACTGTGGACCCGAGAGCGGTGCTTCTCAACCACACAAACATATACAGTTTATGAAGACGCCTCCACGAGGTAAATTTGAGCCCTATGCTGAGCTCCTTTCAAAGAATGATTCTGTCCCTGCAAATACTCAAAAGCCATTACAAGACAAGAATATTCCTTTTGCACATTATTTAATTCGTTTAAGTGAAAAGGacgttgatgaagagaattTAGCCACTTCATTTATCTCACTTTTCCAACACTCAATGAATGTTCTTAAAGAAAATGATCAGCACCACATTTcgttcaatttcatcatgaCCACAAAGTACATGCTTATGGTACCACGGTCAAGTGCAAAATTTGAGGACAAATTGGGAATTAATGCATGTGGAGTATACGGTCTCATCTTGTGTAAAAACCAAGAGTTGTTTGATATGGTGAAGGAAATTGGTGCTTTAAAAGTTTTAGAGAATGTCTGTTTGCCAAATGCATCAGAACTTCATGTAGATGAATATAGCTATTAG
- a CDS encoding Hsp12 heat-shock protein — protein sequence MSDAGRKNFSDKVSETLTPESEKSTLEKGKEAVTDKVDDFAAKTVPDNQKSFGQTVADDAKKGSDDAKAAVEKEKSAADQQGQSLAETAQEYVEEAKKQISNAAEYVSGVVSGATEGAKTGGESTKK from the coding sequence ATGTCAGACGCCGGTAGAAAGAACTTTTCAGACAAAGTTAGTGAAACTTTAACTCCAGAAAGTGAGAAATCCACCTTGGAAAAGGGAAAGGAAGCCGTTACTGACAAGGTTGACGACTTTGCAGCCAAGACTGTACCAGACAACCAAAAATCATTTGGTCAAACCGTTGCTGATGACGCAAAGAAGGGTTCAGACGATGCTAAAGCTGCTGtagaaaaggaaaagtCTGCTGCCGATCAACAAGGTCAATCTTTGGCTGAAACTGCTCAAGAATATGTCGAAGAAGCTAAGAAGCAAATCTCCAATGCTGCTGAATACGTTTCAGGTGTTGTTTCAGGTGCTACTGAAGGAGCAAAGACTGGTGGTGAAAGCACTAAGAAGTAA
- a CDS encoding mitochondrial dicarboxylate transporter: MSSKSTKIQYPFWYGGFSSMAACLVTHPLDLAKVRLQTATIPGQSLISMLYRIISNEGFFKIYSGLTASLLRQATYSTTRFGIYEVLKEYYIKESHNQHPGTLVLLPMSMIAGAMGGLVGNPADVVNIRMQNDSTLPIQQRRNYKNAFDGLYKVCKNEGVQSLFRGLSPNLVRGVLMTASQVVTYDIAKGLLIDHIHMDPSKKSTHFGASLIAGLVATTVCSPADVVKTRIMNSKGSGQNAITILQNAIKQEGIGFMFRGWLPAFIRLGPHTIVTFLVLEQLRNLKLGM; encoded by the exons ATGAGTCTGAAAAGCACAAAAATCCAATACCC ATTCTGGTATGGCGGTTTCTCCAGCATGGCAGCATGCTTAGTGACCCATCCGTTGGATCTTGCAAAGGTACGATTACAAACTGCAACCATTCCTGGGCAATCGCTAATCTCCATGTTGTATCGTATAATATCAAATGAAggattcttcaaaatctaCTCGGGGTTGACAGCGTCTCTTTTGAGACAAGCTACTTACTCTACAACTCGTTTTGGTATATACGAGGTACTCAAGGAATACTATATCAAAGAAAGTCACAACCAACACCCCGGTACTCTTGTTTTATTACCAATGTCTATGATTGCTGGGGCAATGGGTGGTCTTGTGGGTAATCCAGCTGACGTTGTGAACATCAGGATGCAGAACGATTCAACTTtgccaattcaacaacgaCGCAATTATAAAAACGCATTTGACGGGCTATACAAAGTATGCAAAAATGAAGGAGTTCAATCCTTATTTAGGGGATTATCTCCGAACTTGGTTCGAGGCGTGTTAATGACTGCTTCGCAGGTTGTTACCTACGATATCGCGAAAGGTTTATTGATTGATCACATACATATGGATCCATCAAAGAAATCCACTCATTTTGGGGCTTCCTTGATTGCAGGATTAGTTGCAACCACAGTTTGCTCACCCGCAGACGTAGTGAAAACGAGAATCATGAACAGCAAAGGCAGCGGTCAAAACGCAATTACTATTCTTCAGAACGCAATCAAGCAAGAAGGAATTGGCTTCATGTTTAGGGGTTGGCTTCCGGCTTTTATCAGGTTGGGTCCCCACACCATTGTTACTTTTTTGGTCTTGGAACAATTGCGGAACTTGAAACTTGGAATGTGA
- a CDS encoding Qcr7 ubiquinol-cytochrome-c reductase, subunit 7, producing MGLKFNDLLMEETPIMQKAIKRLPPALSYSRNFRILTAHQLSLTQQILPAEKALKPEEDDHYLIPYILEAEKEAFEKAELDNIEVKSS from the exons ATGGGTTTAAA GTTTAATGACTTACTCATGGAAGAAACACCTATCATGCAAAAAGCTATCAAAAGATTGCCCCCGGCATTAAGCTATTCCAGAAATTTTAGAATTCTCACCGCCCATCAATTGTCATTGACTCAACAAATACTTCCAGCAGAAAAGGCTCTCAAAccagaagaagatgatcATTACTTGATTCCATATATTTTAGAAGCCGAAAAGGAGGCATTTGAGAAGGCCGAGTTAGATAACATTGAAGTCAAAAGTTCTTAG